The following are from one region of the Leptospira selangorensis genome:
- a CDS encoding ABC transporter permease: MKQIYHLVTIQLKEFYREPGILFWAFIFPIAIAGVLGLAFTTKGVPQTRVAIISSSHDASGLSAKIEKAFSNSSGGNSDGLGVIIPQVLAEEDAIKALKRGEINLLVKEDEKGNLEFSFDPSNANAQRDYLLLSNALLTMQGKEQGSSSIRRLDSKGTRYIDYLVPGMLAMGVMNSCLWGVGWNLIEMRMKKLLRRMSATPMNKLAFVMSFFFTRIFVTTVESIIFLTFTFTVFENAFFGSIPAALLIFLTGNFVFACIGIFVGSRAQSAQVGNGLVNAFTFPMMVLSGIFFSYKNFPDIVLPFIKHLPLTLVADSLRAVFIEGAGLAEIIYPCVFMVGIGFFFLGVGLRIFRWS, translated from the coding sequence TTTCCTATTGCGATTGCAGGTGTATTAGGACTTGCATTCACTACTAAGGGAGTTCCTCAAACTAGAGTTGCGATTATTTCTTCTTCACATGATGCGAGTGGACTTTCTGCGAAGATTGAAAAAGCATTTTCTAATTCTTCCGGTGGGAATTCCGACGGATTAGGTGTGATTATTCCTCAGGTTCTTGCGGAAGAAGATGCGATCAAAGCGCTCAAAAGAGGAGAGATCAATCTTTTAGTCAAAGAAGATGAAAAAGGAAATTTAGAATTTTCTTTTGATCCGAGTAATGCAAATGCACAAAGAGATTACCTTCTTCTTTCCAATGCTCTTTTGACTATGCAAGGAAAAGAACAAGGTAGTTCCAGCATTCGAAGATTGGATTCAAAAGGTACTAGATATATTGATTATCTAGTACCTGGAATGCTCGCTATGGGAGTGATGAACTCTTGTCTCTGGGGAGTGGGTTGGAATCTAATCGAGATGAGGATGAAAAAACTTTTGAGAAGAATGTCAGCTACCCCAATGAATAAGTTGGCGTTCGTAATGTCTTTTTTCTTCACTCGAATTTTTGTTACGACCGTAGAATCTATCATCTTCTTAACGTTTACATTTACTGTTTTTGAAAATGCGTTTTTTGGTTCTATTCCTGCAGCACTTCTGATCTTTCTAACCGGAAATTTCGTATTTGCGTGTATCGGGATCTTTGTGGGTTCCAGAGCACAAAGCGCTCAGGTAGGGAACGGGCTCGTGAACGCATTCACATTCCCGATGATGGTTTTATCCGGGATCTTCTTCAGTTATAAAAACTTTCCTGATATAGTGCTTCCTTTTATAAAACATCTGCCTTTAACCTTAGTGGCTGATTCTTTAAGGGCAGTATTTATAGAAGGAGCCGGACTTGCGGAAATAATCTATCCATGTGTGTTTATGGTCGGGATCGGATTTTTCTTCTTGGGTGTTGGGCTTCGTATATTTCGCTGGTCCTAA
- a CDS encoding quinone-dependent dihydroorotate dehydrogenase, whose amino-acid sequence MNSEWKQWVYEKTAKPFFLSIHPESAHYLAQNLLGLSKKLPFVFPVLESLMTYSSDQLKTKVAGIEFENPVGLGAGFDKTGELYPFLSRLGFGSIEIGTITGQGQLGNPKPRIFRYAEDEALINRMGFNNPGADIAEVTLRKQKKNCIRGINVGKTKIVSEEDAVDDYVYSLKKLTAYADYAVINISSPNTPGLRNFQKKENFTKLMDGIKSGLGGKFPIPTFVKFAPDMEKEELKGLLELLPDSKLSGVILTNTTIDKSVLSRYPNVEKEGGVSGKPLRQRSTEFVRYAYSILKGNLPIIGVGGINSGEAALEKILAGADLVQLYTGYVYNGPFLPVRILEYLDGVLKKTGARSIGELVGKNKI is encoded by the coding sequence ATGAATTCAGAATGGAAACAATGGGTTTATGAAAAAACAGCAAAACCTTTCTTCTTAAGTATTCATCCGGAATCTGCTCACTACTTAGCCCAAAATCTACTTGGGCTTTCTAAAAAACTTCCGTTTGTGTTTCCAGTTTTGGAATCACTCATGACCTATTCCAGCGATCAATTGAAAACAAAGGTCGCAGGAATTGAGTTTGAGAACCCAGTCGGACTAGGTGCCGGTTTTGATAAGACTGGAGAATTGTATCCATTTCTTTCTCGATTAGGTTTTGGTTCGATTGAGATCGGAACAATCACCGGTCAGGGCCAACTCGGGAATCCAAAGCCTAGGATCTTCAGATATGCGGAAGATGAAGCTTTGATCAATCGAATGGGATTTAATAATCCGGGAGCAGATATTGCAGAAGTAACACTTCGAAAACAGAAAAAGAACTGCATTCGAGGGATTAACGTAGGCAAAACAAAAATTGTCTCTGAAGAAGATGCAGTAGATGATTATGTATATTCTCTAAAAAAACTCACCGCCTATGCAGACTATGCAGTGATCAATATATCTTCTCCTAATACTCCCGGTCTTAGAAATTTCCAAAAGAAAGAAAATTTTACCAAACTGATGGATGGTATTAAAAGTGGTTTAGGTGGAAAATTTCCAATTCCTACTTTTGTGAAATTCGCTCCCGACATGGAAAAAGAAGAATTGAAAGGTTTGTTGGAGCTCCTACCTGATTCAAAATTATCCGGTGTTATTCTTACAAACACTACTATAGATAAATCAGTTTTATCCAGATATCCAAACGTAGAAAAAGAAGGTGGAGTTTCCGGAAAACCTCTTCGCCAAAGATCCACAGAGTTTGTTAGATATGCTTACTCCATCTTAAAAGGAAATCTTCCTATCATAGGAGTTGGTGGTATTAATTCAGGAGAGGCCGCATTAGAAAAAATTTTAGCGGGCGCGGACCTAGTACAATTATATACAGGCTACGTTTACAACGGTCCTTTCTTACCTGTAAGAATATTAGAATATCTAGATGGAGTTCTTAAGAAAACAGGGGCGAGATCGATCGGAGAATTAGTAGGAAAGAATAAGATCTAA